A genome region from Streptomyces sp. S4.7 includes the following:
- a CDS encoding ATP-binding cassette domain-containing protein produces the protein MIEVSDLTKRYGSTTAVDALSFAVAPGRVTGFLGPNGAGKSTTLRMLLALDRPTRGRALINGRPYGRLRDPLRTVGALLEASCVHGGRTARAHLRCLARTNRIPDSRVDEAIGMTGLDGVAGRRVKTFSLGMRQRLGIAAALLGDPGVLLLDEPVNGLDPEGIVWIRTLMRELAAEGRTVLVSSHLMSEAALTVDHVVVIGHGRLLAEGAVDEIVRTHAGPAGSLEEAFMRLTSGGVR, from the coding sequence ATGATCGAAGTGTCTGACCTGACCAAGCGTTACGGCTCGACGACCGCCGTGGACGCGCTGTCCTTCGCGGTCGCACCGGGCCGCGTCACGGGCTTCCTCGGCCCCAACGGCGCCGGTAAATCCACCACGCTGCGCATGCTGCTGGCCCTCGACCGCCCGACCCGGGGGCGCGCCCTGATCAACGGGCGTCCTTACGGACGGCTGCGCGATCCGCTGCGTACGGTGGGCGCGCTGCTCGAAGCCTCCTGCGTGCACGGCGGGCGGACCGCCCGCGCCCATCTGCGCTGTCTCGCCAGGACCAATCGCATTCCGGACAGCCGTGTGGACGAGGCGATCGGCATGACCGGGCTCGACGGTGTCGCGGGCCGCCGTGTGAAGACGTTCTCGCTGGGCATGAGGCAGCGGCTCGGGATCGCCGCCGCGCTGCTCGGCGACCCGGGCGTGCTGCTGCTGGACGAGCCGGTCAACGGGCTCGACCCCGAGGGCATTGTCTGGATCCGCACCCTGATGCGGGAGCTGGCCGCCGAGGGGCGGACGGTCCTGGTCTCCTCGCACCTGATGAGCGAGGCGGCGCTGACCGTCGACCACGTCGTGGTGATCGGGCACGGCAGACTCCTCGCGGAGGGCGCTGTGGACGAGATCGTCCGTACGCACGCGGGTCCGGCCGGCTCACTCGAAGAGGCTTTCATGCGGCTGACGTCGGGCGGTGTGCGATGA
- a CDS encoding histidine kinase, protein MSVDSRARAVFGRRVPALLGRGLVAERAVVGRDALIVLVYALLLTATGSPDATVPGGASGTTVGDQEVPLWLQSSLMAAATLPVALRRLAPLPVFCWVSGVSAVAVVCEALWDPFLPAAFALYTVTVTREGRRWWERRLPGLAILLLSVAALFAPSDLADTYWWSTGPGQLLLGFAALLAAGELGRVVRERRALVLRTGQQMAQRAVTEERLRIARELHDVVTHSMGLIVVKASVANHVVRTRPEEAHDALRIIEATGRGALTEMRHMLGVLRSDTTGERLPAALGPAPGPGALPELARRAGAELTAEGLDGLPEGVGLAVHRIVQEALTNVLRHAGPAAPCRVRVTAADGVIHVEVVDDGWPFETGVPVERHRRETRRPEGHGLVGMRERVALYGGTFTAGPRDTGGFAVRATLPYAEPPADARVEAAR, encoded by the coding sequence ATGAGCGTCGACAGCCGCGCACGAGCGGTGTTCGGGCGCCGCGTCCCCGCACTCCTCGGGCGTGGCCTCGTGGCCGAGCGTGCCGTTGTGGGGCGAGACGCGCTCATCGTTCTCGTGTACGCCCTGCTGCTCACCGCCACCGGCAGCCCCGACGCCACCGTGCCGGGAGGGGCGAGCGGGACGACGGTCGGCGACCAGGAGGTGCCGCTCTGGCTCCAGTCGTCGCTGATGGCCGCCGCGACGCTCCCGGTGGCGCTGCGCCGCCTCGCCCCGCTGCCGGTCTTCTGCTGGGTGAGCGGGGTGTCCGCCGTCGCCGTGGTCTGCGAAGCCCTCTGGGACCCGTTCCTGCCGGCCGCGTTCGCGCTCTACACGGTCACGGTGACGCGCGAGGGCCGCCGCTGGTGGGAGCGCCGGCTGCCCGGTCTGGCGATCCTCCTGCTGTCCGTCGCCGCTCTGTTCGCGCCGTCGGACTTGGCGGACACGTACTGGTGGTCGACGGGCCCCGGCCAACTGCTGCTCGGTTTCGCCGCGCTGCTGGCCGCCGGGGAGCTGGGCCGGGTCGTACGGGAGCGGCGCGCCCTGGTGCTGCGGACGGGGCAGCAGATGGCCCAGCGCGCCGTCACCGAGGAGCGGCTGCGGATCGCCAGGGAGCTGCACGACGTGGTCACGCACTCGATGGGCCTGATCGTGGTCAAGGCGAGTGTGGCCAACCATGTCGTTCGGACCCGGCCCGAGGAGGCGCACGACGCGCTGCGGATCATCGAGGCCACCGGCCGGGGGGCGCTCACCGAGATGCGGCACATGCTCGGTGTGCTGCGCTCCGACACCACCGGCGAGCGTCTGCCGGCCGCGCTCGGCCCGGCCCCGGGACCCGGCGCCCTGCCCGAACTGGCCCGCCGCGCGGGCGCGGAGCTGACCGCCGAGGGGCTCGACGGGCTGCCTGAGGGTGTGGGGCTGGCCGTCCACCGGATCGTTCAGGAGGCGCTGACGAACGTGCTGCGGCACGCGGGCCCCGCGGCGCCCTGCCGGGTGCGGGTCACTGCCGCCGACGGTGTGATCCACGTCGAGGTCGTGGACGACGGGTGGCCCTTCGAGACCGGCGTGCCCGTCGAACGGCATCGGCGCGAGACCCGGCGCCCCGAGGGCCACGGCCTGGTGGGCATGCGCGAGCGCGTCGCCCTGTACGGCGGCACGTTCACTGCCGGTCCCCGGGACACCGGCGGTTTCGCGGTACGGGCGACCCTGCCGTACGCCGAGCCGCCCGCCGACGCGCGCGTGGAGGCCGCCCGGTGA